The genomic stretch ACCAACATTTTGTAACAATCCAACTAAACTATGATCAAGATTCAAGACCACAGCAAAAGAGTATTTGTAATTGGAATTAATTTCTTCTTTTCTCCATTAGTTCATTTTCAGACAATAACCTAGTAAGTCTAACATATGTACGCATTCTATATAGCAAGCACAAGACAAGAAAATCATTTCTACACATCAAAGATAGAAGAGCAAGAAACACTAGATATAAGAAGGAACTAAACAGATCATGCAAATTTAGCATTATCATCATCACTTAGCTCATCTTCAACCCCAGAAAATTCCATTCTTGCAGAGGTCTGTTTAGCCCACTTGACAATCTTCTCAGCCTCCCAAGAAATCCTCTCCTCCTCCATAGCCTTCTTCATCAACCTTCTCTGACTTCTCACAGAAAAATTACTCAAATCGGATAACAGCTCATCGCTCTTCCCACAATCAAAACCCCTattttctttgttctttttccTCGACGCCTTTTTAGGAGAACACAAAAAGCAGCCGCCTTTCGCCGCTGGAGAGGCAGACCGACTAGAGAAACCATCGTAAGAAGAGTGAGACAGAGACTTTGCCGCATTTTTCTTCAATTATCGCTGTGGGATTTCTTTGAAAGGTGATTCGGTATCAGAGAAGTTGCACTTTTCATCTGGGACTTCTGTCGAACGCTTGGTGGGCTGATTTTCCACATTCTTCTCCGCGCCTTTTTCTTCTTCGCTGGAAACAAGGGGGGGTTTTGCTTGATTTGGGGTGTCGTTCGCGTGTGAAAGGTTGAAGCTTTTTGTGGGATTCGCGGCTGAAGATGGGAAAGATTTGAGCTTCTGAAAGCGGGTTTGGAGACGGGAAGGGAGGCCGTCGTCGTTGAAGCCGGCGCAATTGACGGCGGCTACCTGCTCGAGAACGGTGGCGTCCATGACCTGAGATAAGAGCTCCTCTACTGCCTTGTGGTCGTCGCTATCAGTGAAGAAATCGGCCATTGTTGGAGAATGACAAGAATTTCGGTGTGATTTTTCTTAAAAAGAGGTGTTTGATTACAATCACAACGGCTCTCTCATGAATTTGACGTTAGTAGTGGTCAAAGTGGGTCCCATCGCGCTCTCAAATTTGTTTTTGAGAAATTGAGACCACTAAAATAATCATATGAATTGATGAcgctattaatttattatattcttTTATTCATACGTCGTAATAACCTAAAAATAATCGAACatgaaaatatatgaaaattcaaaTGTGACACAGTTCCAATGGATTTTGCATTAAATAGTTAATCAGCTGATATCTCATATGGAAATAAGCACGATTCGTTTTTTCAGTATATAGATGACAAAGCTACTATCAAATTATTGACCAACGATCTCATTAATTAAAAAGGTGCTTTGGTAAAACTTCAATGATGTAGAGGTTCAAAATGTAATTCcgacattttttgttgttagagcatccacaatagcgcctagcgcaccgcctagccgagcgtcggcgctaggcggtgcgctaggcgaactattgcagccgcctagccgatttcgcggaaaaaaaccgcctagcgctcggcggttccgcggcgctaggcgatccgctaggcgctattgcagcatccggatcgcctagcgcaccgcctagcgcgaatttttaatttgttaattttttattccgaaacactatatatacgcgacttgcctgtcattttcattcgcaccacttgtattaacgagtactctctctatctaaatttctgtacaagatcaacaacggtaaatggatctcaacaacgagcctacttcagaGAGTAGCagatctcaaactcccccgatccccgtgggaggtggatggagtcagatgcacccgagtcagatgcacccatactacaacatgtacccgtggcagcagatgatgcccgggataccaacgggggggagtccgccgggggcgtttccggcgatgtcggggtgggcacccagtgtccagatgccggggtgggcacccagaATGCAGAAGATGCCAACGGAGGCCGCGCTTCCGGCCcagtttgacactttctccttcgatgacttggggatagatctTTCCGGTAttccggatgctcccgttcaaacggggggcgcagggcggggtcggggcgccccaaagaagaaaggcaaggggaaaagggtcggcgagtcctcgcagccgggtgaggacgacaacgcggtacggaggaggtggacggacgcggagaacgtcgctctgtccaaggcgtgggtgagtgtttgcgacgatcctctcgtttcgaacaaccagaggatcgtcaacttgtggggcaagatagcagcagcctaccagaggttttgcccggaggggaggccacgcaatggggaggattgccggaaggcgtgggaccgaatcagggttgcggtctcccgattttcgggcttgtacaccaacgccctccgcatgatgagcaatgggcaaactgaggacgactgcaggaggatagcggagaaagccttccccctgaagggggtgtacaaggacttcacctactggaactgctatcttgtgctgaacgactccgagaagtttcaagtaggtgtcgactctggctggccgaagaagcaacggctgaactattccggtgatttcagcggcagtagcggtggttcccacgacctccctgagacggcccaggaggtcccgacccctcgttcgtttgctcgccgtactcgcccggttgggcacaggcgggctcaacgggaggcgataGGGGTCAccgggggttcacaggaggtccagtcggcatccccccttggccaatccacagcggatctcaaattcttcgcgcgtcaacaaacgcacgctcagatggtcaagacgatggccgaatggggggcggcggtggaccccgtggataagagtttgcttcaaacattgctcctgagcatgcaggaggatttggaggcggcacggagggaagctgccgggagtagaggcgacggcgacggaggcggaggcgatggtggcgacagcgacggaggagacgacgacggcgacgaggagtgaattattgtactttttttttaattattgtacttttttttaattattgtaatatttttaaattattgtacttttttaaatttttaatagtattattaatgtttcacgtatatgtctcgtaaattaaattccgtatattgtgtgattgttaattatgtcattttatataattgttattagtgatgtggctattgatgtggctgggctatttatgatgtagctaggctatggctgggctatttatgatgtggcaggaggatttttagtgctgatgatgtggcagtggctaggctatggctgggctattgctgagctattcctattgtggatggccttatgggATAGCTCAGATGAGTCTTCAAAGAAGTAATTGAGTTTAAGGTCTTAGATTCAAATTTGGGTATATGTGTTCACTTTACAAGAAATGAATCAAAGCTTTTAGAGTTGGTAGAGTGTGTGAGGACAAAAAAGGCCAtatgaatatcccaaaattcCACACATAAAGAATACACAACGACATCATAGTAAAAGTCACTAAATTATATAGTTGGAGCAAGAGAGGGTATATTATAGAAAGGATAAAGAAGAGTGTAGAAAGAGTTATTTACTAAGGAAGACAGTATCTAAAATAATAGTTGGCCGAGGAACACATAAAGCAGGAATACAGTGTTCTTTTGATTGCTTCTCTCACATACTCGATACATATGGATGGATCATCTTACGACAAATACTAGTCTACATTACACACTGTCACGAATGTGATTGCAACGCTGGCCAGTAGGCCCAACTATCTGAGCCCAATACAGCTAAATAAGTTAAAATCGCACCACCATATGCGGCAAATTTGGCGTTGACTTTGGCTACTTACGAAGTAAAGAAGATCTCTCATCTTCAAATACTAATATAAATCTAAATTAGGTTGCTGAAACTTTGTGGAACTCTACCTAATTAATTCTCCTACCAGTAACAAATTATTATTCTGAGCAATCTTTTAATATATTGAGCCATCATATAATATATGACATCGACGCCCATTCTTGAATGCCTAATACTTTAATGTTTTGGAATCTcttggatttttttttggatatttCATGACATCCATGAGTATTTTAATACCAAACGATAAAAGTGTTCATTGTATTATGAGATTATGGAATGATTTCTCTTCACTTCTAATACACAATCCAAAAGTGGTATA from Salvia splendens isolate huo1 chromosome 15, SspV2, whole genome shotgun sequence encodes the following:
- the LOC121766768 gene encoding uncharacterized protein LOC121766768, with translation MADFFTDSDDHKAVEELLSQVMDATVLEQVAAVNCAGFNDDGLPSRLQTRFQKLKSFPSSAANPTKSFNLSHANDTPNQAKPPLVSSEEEKGAEKNVENQPTKRSTEVPDENRSASPAAKGGCFLCSPKKASRKKNKENRGFDCGKSDELLSDLSNFSVRSQRRLMKKAMEEERISWEAEKIVKWAKQTSARMEFSGVEDELSDDDNAKFA